One Fuerstiella marisgermanici DNA window includes the following coding sequences:
- a CDS encoding Calx-beta domain-containing protein — MRDILKSFMSNGLQLTGQGSLRRRRSGYKTAADGFENAACERLEDRALLAAQNILSDAPVKQVAAGETVDIPIVYQTTDDNGAGVALRASLIDFNLHFDADALTFVEVINVFQEGLQGGSIQTLTESKSDNDAATDTVLKARYTDTDAAQDAGWPNSHGNNGRTLYVARFTAKAGFSGTSINFTDNETGAITGQSGTFDFSAASLILQAPSGPTISISNASAVSEGGNAVFNVTLSAAMATAVTVNYSTVDGDGPTGALAGEDYTAKTDQTLTFAPGETQKQITIATTDDALVEATETFDVTLSNASGVSIGNATAQGTITDNDDPLPRISAINALPVTEGEVATFTVRLNVAADSAVTVKYRTADGNGPSGATDGVDLTAISNQTLTFAAGETEKTVTVTTLDDDNPEPAETFELQFFDSVGATIATPAAIGTINDNDAALPSLSISDAAAVAEGSDAVFTVTLSEAAASDVTVRYSTANGAGPTGAVAGADFSGHTNTQLTFTPGETSKTITITTVDDTLPESNETFSVVLSGAGGAVIGTATATGTINDNDGGGNQGNGNVDGDSDFDASDAFMIHLVKLSGTNTQIDQSKGSSPLTAAQIRANIDQLGLAADVDGNGAFNASDSFLIQLVKLSGTNTQIDQSKGSSALTAAQIRANVDSLGNSASGSSSRVAAVRASFGVSSSAQSEQDDLFDDSSSAATATAIATPDAGSSDDLASDVWGEFRSWIDTI, encoded by the coding sequence ATGCGCGATATTCTGAAGTCGTTTATGTCCAACGGTTTACAGCTTACAGGACAAGGTTCTTTACGGCGTCGGCGAAGCGGTTACAAGACGGCTGCAGACGGCTTCGAAAATGCCGCCTGTGAGCGACTGGAAGACCGCGCTCTGCTGGCAGCACAGAACATCCTGTCCGATGCGCCGGTCAAACAGGTTGCGGCTGGTGAGACTGTAGATATTCCAATCGTCTATCAGACCACCGACGACAATGGCGCAGGCGTCGCATTAAGAGCCAGTCTGATCGATTTCAACCTTCACTTTGATGCCGACGCGTTGACCTTCGTTGAGGTCATCAACGTCTTCCAGGAAGGTCTGCAAGGCGGTTCAATTCAGACGCTTACTGAGTCAAAATCAGACAACGACGCGGCCACAGACACTGTTCTGAAGGCTCGGTACACCGACACGGACGCGGCTCAGGACGCTGGTTGGCCCAACAGTCACGGAAACAACGGCCGCACTTTGTATGTCGCCCGCTTTACTGCGAAGGCAGGTTTCTCAGGAACCTCAATTAACTTTACGGACAACGAAACCGGGGCCATCACTGGTCAGTCCGGCACATTCGACTTTTCGGCCGCATCGCTGATTTTACAGGCTCCATCGGGCCCGACAATCTCCATTTCAAATGCCAGCGCAGTTAGTGAAGGTGGCAACGCCGTCTTCAATGTCACGCTTAGTGCCGCGATGGCCACCGCAGTCACAGTCAATTATTCGACAGTTGACGGAGACGGCCCCACCGGTGCTTTAGCCGGTGAGGACTACACCGCTAAAACCGACCAGACACTCACGTTTGCTCCGGGCGAAACACAGAAACAGATCACGATTGCGACCACGGACGACGCTTTGGTGGAAGCAACCGAAACATTTGACGTGACGTTGTCGAATGCCAGTGGCGTATCGATTGGCAATGCCACGGCGCAAGGCACGATCACTGACAACGATGATCCACTGCCTCGTATTTCCGCCATCAACGCCTTGCCCGTGACCGAGGGCGAAGTCGCGACATTCACAGTGAGGTTAAACGTTGCCGCAGATAGTGCGGTGACCGTGAAATACCGAACAGCGGACGGCAATGGGCCTTCAGGCGCGACTGATGGGGTGGACCTGACAGCGATTTCCAATCAAACACTGACTTTTGCGGCGGGTGAGACCGAAAAGACGGTGACTGTGACAACATTGGACGACGACAATCCGGAACCGGCCGAAACATTCGAGTTGCAGTTCTTCGATTCTGTTGGTGCAACGATCGCTACACCGGCCGCAATTGGCACAATTAACGACAACGATGCCGCTTTGCCTTCTCTGTCGATCTCCGATGCTGCGGCGGTCGCCGAAGGATCCGATGCCGTCTTCACTGTCACGCTTAGTGAAGCGGCTGCCAGCGATGTGACCGTACGCTATTCCACCGCCAACGGCGCAGGACCTACAGGGGCAGTTGCGGGGGCCGATTTTTCGGGCCACACAAATACACAGCTAACGTTTACGCCAGGTGAAACCTCAAAGACCATCACGATCACCACCGTAGACGACACGCTTCCTGAATCGAACGAAACGTTTTCGGTAGTGCTGTCCGGGGCCGGTGGAGCAGTGATCGGCACAGCAACAGCTACTGGTACGATCAACGATAACGACGGTGGCGGCAATCAGGGCAACGGGAATGTTGACGGCGACAGCGACTTTGACGCCAGCGACGCATTCATGATTCATCTTGTGAAGCTCTCCGGCACGAATACGCAGATTGATCAAAGCAAGGGAAGCAGCCCTCTGACGGCCGCTCAGATCCGCGCCAATATTGATCAACTCGGACTGGCGGCAGATGTCGACGGCAATGGTGCCTTCAACGCCAGCGATTCGTTTCTGATTCAGTTGGTCAAGCTTTCCGGTACCAACACTCAGATTGACCAGTCCAAAGGCAGCAGTGCTTTGACGGCCGCTCAGATTCGAGCCAACGTCGACAGTCTGGGCAACTCCGCATCAGGTTCCTCATCACGAGTTGCGGCTGTACGGGCGAGTTTCGGGGTGTCTTCGTCGGCTCAGTCAGAACAGGACGATCTTTTCGATGATTCGTCATCTGCTGCGACAGCAACTGCTATTGCGACCCCTGATGCTGGAAGTTCCGACGATCTCGCATCCGACGTGTGGGGCGAATTTCGATCGTGGATCGATACCATCTAA
- a CDS encoding transglutaminase family protein — translation MQYKITHTTSYRYSSPVSICHNVVMLTPQPTQYLQVQSHRLNIVPSPGETTDRVDMFGNTATRFALEQSHSQLSITATSRVTVLPRQLPALEASQTCGQVQAAVNDRTDPNWLSVVPFLYDSPRIQRTSEFAGYAATLVEPQRPILAAMTSLNHQIYTDFKYDKNATKVDTPTKTAFDGRHGVCQDFAHVGVACLRSLNLPARYVSGYLRTHPPEGKERLVGADQSHAWFSVYCGSDLGWVDFDPTNDCLCGIDHIPIAVGRDYSDVVPIKGVFLGGGDPVLSVSVDVAPIE, via the coding sequence ATGCAATACAAAATTACTCACACAACCAGCTATCGCTATTCCAGCCCGGTCAGTATCTGCCACAACGTCGTCATGCTCACGCCGCAGCCGACGCAGTATTTGCAGGTGCAGAGTCATCGGCTGAATATTGTCCCATCGCCGGGTGAGACCACTGATCGCGTTGATATGTTCGGCAACACGGCGACGCGATTTGCTCTTGAGCAAAGTCATTCGCAACTGTCGATCACCGCCACCAGTCGAGTCACCGTGTTGCCTCGGCAACTTCCCGCCCTTGAAGCGTCGCAAACCTGTGGTCAGGTGCAGGCCGCCGTTAACGACCGCACGGACCCGAACTGGCTATCCGTCGTCCCGTTTCTGTACGATTCGCCGCGAATTCAGCGGACCTCAGAATTCGCAGGCTATGCGGCAACTTTGGTTGAACCTCAACGGCCAATTCTGGCGGCCATGACCAGTCTGAACCATCAGATCTACACCGACTTCAAGTACGACAAAAACGCAACCAAAGTCGATACTCCTACGAAGACGGCTTTTGACGGGCGTCACGGCGTTTGTCAGGACTTCGCTCACGTCGGCGTGGCGTGTCTGCGGTCGTTGAACCTGCCAGCCCGCTACGTAAGCGGCTACCTTCGCACGCATCCGCCGGAAGGCAAAGAACGTCTCGTCGGTGCCGACCAGTCGCATGCCTGGTTTTCGGTCTACTGCGGCAGTGACCTTGGCTGGGTCGATTTTGACCCGACCAACGACTGTTTGTGCGGCATCGACCATATTCCGATCGCCGTCGGCCGTGATTACAGCGACGTCGTGCCGATCAAGGGCGTGTTTCTCGGCGGCGGAGATCCTGTGCTAAGCGTCAGCGTGGACGTCGCACCGATCGAATGA
- a CDS encoding circularly permuted type 2 ATP-grasp protein, with the protein MSQTQTQASPQKLFANYAPPAGVYDEAVVGVGQPRPEWKAAIAHIESMGEADLRKRWQQAQSHIQRDGITFNPHDKDGLVSRPWTLDAIPMVLSDVEWTALTERLSQRARVLEALLADLFGEQVLLKEKILPPSLLFGHPGWYPAYQNLYNADQRYLTYCVTDLARAPDGVWWATGDRTRSPFGLGYLLENRVITSRMLSNVFRQLPVQRLAGFYATLKDQLRQLAPRFKDNPRIVMWTKGPQSKSYFEDSYLARYLGYTLAEGDDLAVRDNRVQLLTLGGLLPVEVLLRRLDDDDCDSVELNPNSTSGISSMLDVVRMGRVAVANAMGSRLAESPVFLPFLPAIAKRLLGEELQMPSVATWWCAEAKARSYVIDNLPRMQIRAAFRMTDDPPIVGHSLSEKQRQDVIAKINANPQHYVGQETVARSTTPVLTDDGVAPWYVGLRTYVVARKDGYQALPGGLARVSADSDSLNFTMTAGERSQDVWVLSDKEVDTTSLLEPSTTQVEPRRSGAELPSRVADNFFWLGRHAERAEQTARLLQTLFDSLESEDTNGPENTPLLRVLASQRQIDPVLADPSGDVAFSDVMQALPEAMLDGKRSMSLRSSVNNAVRTTRRVRDRISIDMWRAVDRLNSEFLHASRGEIRFVDESELLENTLASLSSFAGLVDEGMTRTLGWRFLDLGRRIERSWQTASMLKSFFGDHRSDDAETLEALLTVTGSLMTYRSRYLSTFQIPVVLDLLITDTSNPRSIIYQLNRINEHLEAMPGNDTRALPTTEQKLGMSMANSVRLADVYEISQMDRANSRTALKKLLKRLDEQLPKLSDALSGRFLIHAGLPRHFGSSEESYGRHIQ; encoded by the coding sequence ATGTCACAAACTCAGACGCAAGCGTCGCCGCAGAAGCTATTTGCCAACTATGCGCCGCCGGCTGGAGTTTATGATGAAGCCGTGGTCGGCGTGGGGCAGCCACGTCCCGAATGGAAAGCCGCGATCGCGCACATCGAGTCGATGGGCGAGGCCGATTTGCGGAAGCGATGGCAGCAGGCTCAGTCGCACATTCAACGCGACGGCATTACGTTCAACCCACACGACAAAGATGGACTGGTGTCGCGGCCATGGACTCTGGACGCGATTCCCATGGTGTTGTCCGATGTCGAATGGACAGCGCTGACAGAGCGGTTAAGTCAGCGCGCTCGCGTGCTGGAAGCACTGCTGGCTGACCTCTTCGGCGAGCAGGTTTTGCTGAAGGAAAAAATTCTTCCGCCGAGTCTGCTGTTCGGTCACCCGGGCTGGTACCCCGCTTATCAAAACCTGTACAACGCTGATCAGCGATACCTGACGTACTGCGTGACAGATCTGGCTCGAGCTCCCGACGGTGTCTGGTGGGCGACCGGAGATCGTACTCGTTCGCCTTTTGGTCTCGGCTATCTGCTGGAGAATCGGGTCATCACGTCACGAATGCTGTCGAACGTGTTTCGTCAACTGCCCGTTCAGCGTCTTGCCGGATTCTACGCGACTTTGAAGGATCAGCTGCGGCAGCTGGCTCCTCGGTTTAAGGACAATCCGCGGATTGTGATGTGGACCAAGGGGCCGCAGAGTAAATCGTACTTCGAAGATTCCTATCTGGCTCGCTACCTGGGTTACACGCTGGCGGAAGGCGACGACCTTGCTGTGCGGGACAATCGTGTGCAGTTGCTAACGCTGGGAGGGCTGCTCCCCGTCGAAGTGTTGCTGCGCCGGCTGGACGACGACGATTGTGATTCGGTCGAACTGAATCCCAATTCAACCAGTGGCATATCGTCGATGCTGGACGTGGTGCGGATGGGGCGAGTTGCCGTGGCGAATGCGATGGGCAGTCGTCTGGCCGAATCGCCCGTATTTCTGCCCTTCCTTCCAGCCATCGCCAAGCGGTTGTTGGGCGAAGAGCTGCAGATGCCTTCCGTTGCTACATGGTGGTGTGCTGAAGCGAAGGCACGCAGCTATGTGATTGACAATCTGCCTCGCATGCAGATTCGAGCCGCGTTTCGCATGACGGACGATCCGCCGATCGTGGGGCACTCGCTGTCAGAGAAGCAGCGGCAGGACGTTATTGCGAAGATTAACGCCAATCCGCAGCACTACGTCGGTCAGGAAACTGTCGCGCGTTCGACCACGCCGGTGCTGACAGACGACGGTGTCGCGCCATGGTACGTGGGTTTGCGAACCTACGTTGTCGCTCGAAAGGACGGCTATCAGGCGTTGCCGGGGGGGCTGGCACGAGTGTCCGCAGATTCGGACAGCCTGAACTTCACAATGACCGCCGGCGAACGCAGCCAGGACGTTTGGGTGCTGTCAGACAAAGAAGTCGATACCACCTCGCTTCTGGAACCCTCGACAACTCAGGTAGAACCAAGGCGCAGTGGAGCTGAACTTCCCAGCCGAGTGGCTGACAACTTTTTCTGGTTAGGGCGGCATGCGGAACGAGCGGAGCAAACGGCTCGCCTACTTCAGACGCTCTTTGACAGTCTGGAATCGGAAGACACCAACGGGCCGGAAAACACGCCGCTGCTGAGGGTTCTGGCCAGCCAGCGACAGATCGACCCGGTGCTGGCCGATCCAAGTGGCGACGTCGCGTTCTCGGACGTGATGCAGGCACTGCCGGAAGCGATGCTTGATGGAAAACGTTCGATGTCACTGCGTTCGTCTGTGAACAACGCCGTGCGTACCACCAGGCGAGTGCGCGACCGGATTTCGATCGACATGTGGCGAGCGGTGGACCGACTGAACAGTGAATTTCTGCACGCATCTCGGGGTGAGATACGGTTTGTGGATGAATCCGAACTGTTGGAGAACACGCTCGCATCGCTATCCAGTTTCGCAGGCCTGGTCGACGAGGGAATGACGCGGACGCTGGGCTGGAGATTTCTGGATTTGGGTCGCCGCATCGAACGAAGTTGGCAAACCGCGTCGATGTTGAAGAGTTTCTTTGGTGACCATCGCAGCGACGATGCAGAAACGCTGGAAGCTTTGCTCACAGTGACCGGCAGCCTGATGACTTATCGCAGTCGATATCTGTCGACGTTTCAGATCCCTGTGGTGCTGGATCTTCTGATCACCGATACGTCGAACCCGCGTTCGATCATTTACCAGTTGAACCGTATCAACGAGCATCTGGAAGCGATGCCCGGGAATGATACGCGAGCCCTGCCGACAACCGAGCAAAAGCTGGGAATGTCGATGGCAAACAGTGTGCGACTTGCGGACGTCTACGAAATCAGTCAAATGGACCGCGCCAACAGCCGGACGGCGCTTAAGAAGCTGCTGAAGCGGCTTGATGAGCAGCTTCCTAAACTCTCCGATGCTCTTAGCGGTCGGTTTTTGATCCATGCTGGCCTGCCGCGCCATTTTGGTTCGTCGGAAGAAAGCTACGGTCGTCACATTCAGTGA
- the rpmA gene encoding 50S ribosomal protein L27 yields MAHKKGQGSSRNGRDSNAQRRGIKKFGGESVLAGNILARQCGTKWHAGRNVGTGRDYTLFALCDGEVAFDQKGRRINIVPVESN; encoded by the coding sequence ATGGCTCATAAGAAGGGACAGGGTTCCAGCCGCAACGGACGCGATTCCAACGCGCAGCGGCGAGGCATCAAGAAATTTGGCGGGGAATCCGTCCTTGCAGGCAACATTTTGGCTCGCCAATGTGGCACCAAATGGCATGCCGGCCGCAACGTCGGGACTGGTCGTGACTACACGCTGTTCGCTCTGTGCGACGGCGAAGTTGCGTTCGACCAAAAAGGTCGACGCATCAATATCGTCCCGGTTGAGAGCAACTGA